In a single window of the Saccharothrix australiensis genome:
- a CDS encoding phosphorothioated DNA-binding restriction endonuclease: MVDRSMSEEEVLSRLSSLRQHRWQGRRSPHKPLLVLLALGRLTTTGTSEVPWSMAGKLAELIRDFGPPSATQPAQSAAYPFTRLRSDGIWVLDHDVPMDRVQPLAAHGVVGRLAPPVEDALRDAGIAAAAARRLVESEFPPTVAPDVLAAVGLDPDAVLGSHGGTAVRRRRSGSWPATVLEAWDRQCAFCGFDGQLGAATVGVEAAHVRWFTFGGPDDPDNGLALCSLHHKLFDRGVLGLGDDLRIAVSARFTSRTTTGRSVYDLHDRPLRPRPGTPVPAAAHVAWHTREVFKGPALTA, from the coding sequence GTGGTCGACCGGTCGATGTCCGAGGAGGAGGTGCTGAGCCGGCTGTCCTCGTTGCGGCAGCACCGGTGGCAGGGCAGGCGGTCACCGCACAAGCCCCTGCTGGTCCTGCTGGCGCTGGGGCGGTTGACGACCACCGGGACCAGCGAGGTCCCCTGGTCGATGGCCGGGAAGCTGGCCGAGCTGATCCGGGACTTCGGCCCGCCCTCCGCCACGCAGCCCGCGCAGAGCGCGGCCTACCCGTTCACCCGGCTGCGGTCGGACGGCATCTGGGTGCTCGACCACGACGTGCCGATGGACCGCGTGCAGCCGCTCGCGGCGCACGGGGTCGTCGGCCGGTTGGCGCCGCCGGTCGAGGACGCCCTGCGCGACGCGGGGATCGCCGCCGCCGCGGCCCGACGCCTCGTCGAGTCCGAGTTCCCGCCGACCGTCGCGCCCGACGTGCTGGCCGCCGTCGGCCTGGACCCCGACGCGGTCCTCGGGTCGCACGGCGGGACCGCGGTCCGGCGACGCCGCAGCGGGTCCTGGCCAGCCACCGTCCTGGAGGCGTGGGACCGGCAGTGCGCCTTCTGCGGCTTCGACGGGCAGCTCGGCGCGGCCACCGTCGGCGTCGAGGCCGCGCACGTGCGCTGGTTCACCTTCGGCGGACCCGACGACCCGGACAACGGCCTGGCGCTGTGCTCCCTGCACCACAAGCTGTTCGACCGCGGCGTCCTCGGCCTCGGCGACGACCTGCGGATCGCGGTGTCGGCGCGGTTCACCAGCCGCACCACCACCGGGCGCTCCGTCTACGACCTGCACGACCGACCGCTGCGCCCGCGCCCCGGTACCCCGGTGCCCGCCGCGGCGCACGTCGCCTGGCACACCCGCGAGGTGTTCAAGGGCCCGGCCCTGACCGCCTGA
- a CDS encoding cytochrome P450, giving the protein MTRDVTRGRGGVEFVAGRGHRHLVGDGVPLRSGCPVTARAAPDGGREWLVSGYPEARNFLRDNRFSRALLVADQHPRGPATRMSVTDLDPPSHTRFRALIGGAFSARRTARLRDHVERAAEDALDGLIAAAPTADLLAEFCAPLTFAAQAELLGVPPARRTAIRERATARLGGPGSSRVEVYRGELLLHQEVSTMLADAADPPTGLIAELVSARRDRGLLGATELTGLAASLFFDGHALAAAQIANAVLCVVSRPGLLAALGREPDLLATAVEEALRYSPSVNFSMTRVATAAVRLADARIEPGDRVTAVLPAVNRDDRAFARPALFDPGSRGARHLSFGHGAHHCLGAHLARVEVRAALRALARRAPRLSLAGAERDLAWTVTPTMRTLTALPVRWNTPPR; this is encoded by the coding sequence GTGACGCGCGACGTCACGAGGGGCCGTGGCGGCGTCGAGTTCGTGGCGGGGCGGGGCCACCGGCACCTGGTCGGGGACGGCGTCCCGCTCCGGAGCGGCTGCCCCGTCACCGCCCGCGCCGCACCCGACGGCGGGCGCGAGTGGCTGGTGTCCGGCTACCCGGAGGCCCGGAACTTCCTGCGGGACAACAGGTTCAGCCGAGCGCTCCTCGTCGCTGACCAGCACCCGCGCGGTCCCGCGACCCGGATGTCGGTCACCGACCTCGACCCGCCGTCGCACACCCGGTTCCGCGCCCTGATCGGCGGCGCCTTCTCCGCGCGGCGCACCGCGCGGCTGCGGGACCACGTCGAGCGCGCCGCCGAGGACGCGCTGGACGGGCTGATCGCCGCCGCGCCCACCGCGGACCTGCTCGCGGAGTTCTGCGCGCCGCTGACCTTCGCCGCACAGGCCGAACTGCTCGGCGTGCCACCGGCCCGCCGCACCGCCATCCGCGAGCGGGCCACCGCGCGGCTCGGCGGGCCCGGCTCCTCGCGCGTCGAGGTCTACCGGGGCGAACTGCTGCTGCACCAGGAGGTGTCGACCATGCTGGCCGACGCCGCCGACCCGCCGACCGGGCTGATCGCCGAGCTGGTCTCCGCGCGCCGGGACCGGGGACTGCTCGGCGCGACCGAGCTGACCGGCCTGGCGGCCTCGCTGTTCTTCGACGGGCACGCCCTGGCGGCGGCGCAGATCGCCAACGCCGTGCTGTGCGTGGTGTCCCGACCGGGCCTGCTCGCCGCGCTGGGCCGCGAGCCGGACCTCCTGGCCACCGCGGTCGAGGAGGCGCTGCGCTACAGCCCCTCGGTGAACTTCAGCATGACGAGGGTCGCCACCGCGGCGGTCCGCCTCGCCGACGCCCGGATCGAGCCCGGTGACCGCGTCACCGCGGTGCTGCCGGCGGTCAACCGCGACGACCGGGCGTTTGCGCGCCCGGCGCTGTTCGACCCCGGCTCCCGCGGCGCGCGACACCTGTCCTTCGGCCACGGCGCGCACCACTGCCTCGGCGCGCACCTGGCCCGCGTGGAGGTCCGAGCGGCCCTGCGGGCGCTGGCCCGCCGCGCACCTCGGCTGTCGCTCGCCGGCGCGGAACGGGACCTGGCGTGGACCGTGACACCGACCATGCGCACGCTCACCGCGCTCCCGGTCCGCTGGAACACCCCGCCGCGCTGA
- a CDS encoding S8 family serine peptidase, translating into MVVPSGASAAVAGASSPAPATTRVTLITGDRVDVRVGGGAGPDFQVLPAPRDGRPVGFRTHRAGDRVRIVPDDVAHLVPDVLDPALFDVTGLVEMGYDDTRADSLPLIVGHPGGIRPEAVDPALRATRELPAIGASAVRLPKSEAAGVGARLAGGVGATTADGRRSALPGVTSIRLDRKVRASELDWNLTRVGAPGAWSAGLTGAGTTVAVVDSGVDAGHPDLAGKVTSEDFTGSGTTADQAGHGTHVASIVAGTGAAAGGARKGVAFDARLLSAKVLDANGEGQASWVIAGLEWATARGAKVVNVSLGGRATEGPDPLRDAVDRLSATSGALFVVAAGNRGWGQYTIDSPGVAESALTVGATTRTDAIAWFSSRGPAIGRSGLKPDLVAPGEEITAARAEGTGGEPGPYTTMQGTSQATPHVAGAAALLAQQHPEWSAQQLKGALVGTATPLPNAGLTAFDQGAGSLDLAGATTTPLVAEPSTLDFGLWKYPQTGPLTRTVTLRNHGAAPHVVDLTASLRALPAATPAPAGMLTVSPGTVTVPAGGTATATVTLDPAPGGPGQYDGVLSVTPQGARSPLVRLPVGLEKEAESYDLKVGVVDRNGAPWAGGAVDVYPITDGLSRHYTVRLDEHGRGSTRIPPGPYQVSAQIRTPGSGTEPESLTAAGNPQVDVTADTSVDIDARLAVAATAGVDGASTRVAQQDLYYSRVAPNNNILLYSLFRGDPQGGDPDVAGRLFVQPSKPVTAGRFVLTSRWRLLADGLAGRPNLYDLVFTDDRVPDRPHHQLTPADAARLSQQTITYRALGKAGRTYDTRAFDSDVVPSAFHTGHELQLPARRVEAVTAGPNVRWTHCVTAHEPPVAYLCTPATVHQPGERIAVNRLMPLRHIPYFGRTADLLQLESRYGDGAGVGRLDGSPVAQAHLKLYRDGRLVGEVPDFTGFLPAEQGTTRYTLDAFVRLDPASYPTSHTAASRWTFTSSEPGPDGGTSQPDALVLDYQPQLEADGKAVAGRPLTFDIRPTLLQSRGTPALREFAFEVSADDGATWRRLPTTAVGAVQRATVPGASLHANGALSVRAVAADAAGNRIEQTMTRLFAVR; encoded by the coding sequence GTGGTCGTCCCGAGCGGGGCGTCCGCCGCAGTCGCGGGGGCGTCGTCGCCCGCGCCGGCCACCACCAGGGTCACCCTGATCACCGGTGACCGGGTGGACGTGCGCGTGGGCGGCGGCGCGGGGCCGGACTTCCAGGTGCTGCCCGCGCCGCGCGACGGCCGCCCGGTCGGGTTCCGGACCCACCGCGCGGGCGATCGGGTGCGGATCGTGCCCGACGACGTCGCCCACCTGGTGCCCGACGTGCTGGACCCGGCCCTGTTCGACGTCACCGGCCTGGTCGAGATGGGCTACGACGACACCCGCGCCGACAGCCTCCCGCTGATCGTCGGGCACCCGGGCGGCATCCGGCCCGAGGCGGTCGACCCGGCGCTGCGCGCGACGCGCGAGCTGCCCGCCATCGGGGCGAGCGCGGTGCGGCTGCCGAAGTCGGAGGCCGCCGGGGTCGGCGCGCGGCTCGCCGGCGGCGTCGGCGCGACCACCGCCGACGGCAGGCGCTCGGCCCTGCCGGGCGTGACGTCGATCCGGCTGGACCGCAAGGTCCGGGCGAGCGAGCTGGACTGGAACCTCACCAGGGTCGGCGCGCCGGGCGCGTGGTCGGCCGGCCTCACCGGCGCGGGCACCACGGTGGCCGTGGTGGACAGCGGGGTCGACGCCGGGCACCCCGACCTCGCCGGCAAGGTGACCAGCGAGGACTTCACCGGCAGCGGGACGACGGCCGACCAGGCCGGGCACGGCACGCACGTCGCGTCGATCGTGGCGGGCACCGGCGCGGCGGCGGGCGGCGCGCGCAAGGGCGTGGCGTTCGACGCGCGGCTGCTCTCGGCGAAGGTGCTCGACGCGAACGGCGAGGGCCAGGCGTCCTGGGTCATCGCGGGCCTGGAGTGGGCGACCGCGCGCGGCGCGAAGGTCGTCAACGTGAGCCTGGGCGGCCGGGCGACCGAGGGGCCGGACCCGCTCCGCGACGCGGTCGACCGGCTGTCCGCCACCTCCGGCGCGCTGTTCGTGGTCGCCGCGGGCAACCGGGGCTGGGGCCAGTACACGATCGACTCGCCCGGCGTCGCCGAGTCGGCCCTCACCGTCGGCGCGACGACCCGCACGGACGCGATCGCCTGGTTCTCCTCCAGGGGACCCGCGATCGGGCGGTCCGGGTTGAAGCCCGACCTGGTCGCGCCCGGCGAGGAGATCACCGCGGCGCGCGCCGAGGGCACCGGCGGCGAGCCGGGGCCGTACACCACGATGCAGGGCACCTCCCAGGCCACGCCGCACGTCGCCGGCGCCGCCGCGCTGCTCGCGCAGCAGCACCCGGAGTGGAGCGCACAGCAGCTCAAGGGCGCGCTCGTCGGCACGGCCACCCCGCTGCCGAACGCCGGGCTGACGGCGTTCGACCAGGGCGCGGGCAGCCTGGACCTGGCCGGTGCGACGACCACGCCCCTGGTCGCCGAGCCGAGCACGCTCGACTTCGGCCTGTGGAAGTACCCGCAGACCGGGCCCCTGACCCGCACCGTGACCCTGCGCAACCACGGCGCCGCGCCGCACGTGGTCGACCTGACCGCGTCGCTGCGCGCGCTGCCCGCCGCCACGCCCGCACCGGCCGGGATGCTCACCGTCTCGCCCGGCACGGTCACCGTGCCCGCCGGCGGCACCGCCACCGCGACCGTCACCCTCGACCCCGCGCCGGGCGGACCCGGTCAGTACGACGGCGTGCTGTCGGTGACCCCGCAGGGCGCGCGAAGCCCCCTGGTGCGGCTGCCGGTGGGCCTGGAGAAGGAAGCGGAGAGCTACGACCTCAAGGTCGGCGTGGTCGACCGCAACGGCGCGCCCTGGGCGGGCGGCGCCGTGGACGTGTACCCGATCACCGACGGCCTCAGCCGGCACTACACGGTCCGCCTCGACGAGCACGGCCGCGGCAGCACCCGGATCCCGCCGGGGCCCTACCAGGTCTCCGCGCAGATCCGCACGCCCGGCAGTGGCACGGAGCCGGAATCGCTGACGGCGGCGGGCAACCCGCAGGTCGACGTCACCGCCGACACGTCGGTCGACATCGACGCGCGGCTCGCCGTGGCGGCCACCGCGGGCGTCGACGGGGCCTCGACCCGCGTCGCGCAGCAGGACCTGTACTACTCCCGCGTCGCGCCGAACAACAACATCCTGCTGTACTCCCTGTTCCGGGGCGATCCGCAGGGGGGCGACCCCGACGTGGCCGGCCGGTTGTTCGTGCAGCCGTCGAAACCGGTCACCGCGGGCCGCTTCGTCCTCACGTCGCGGTGGCGGCTGCTGGCCGACGGCCTCGCCGGCCGGCCGAACCTCTACGACCTGGTGTTCACCGACGACCGGGTGCCGGACCGGCCGCACCACCAGCTGACCCCGGCCGACGCCGCGCGGCTGTCGCAGCAGACCATCACCTACCGCGCGCTCGGCAAGGCGGGCCGGACGTACGACACCCGCGCCTTCGACAGCGACGTGGTCCCGTCCGCCTTCCACACCGGCCACGAACTGCAACTGCCGGCACGCCGCGTGGAAGCGGTCACGGCCGGCCCGAACGTGCGCTGGACGCACTGCGTCACCGCGCACGAGCCGCCGGTCGCGTACCTGTGCACGCCGGCGACGGTCCACCAGCCCGGCGAGCGGATCGCGGTGAACCGGCTGATGCCGTTGCGGCACATCCCGTACTTCGGGCGCACCGCGGACCTGCTCCAGCTCGAATCGCGGTACGGCGACGGCGCGGGCGTCGGCCGCCTCGACGGGTCGCCGGTCGCGCAGGCGCACCTGAAGCTGTACCGGGACGGCCGGCTCGTCGGCGAGGTCCCGGACTTCACCGGCTTCCTCCCGGCGGAGCAGGGCACCACCCGGTACACCCTCGACGCGTTCGTCCGGCTCGACCCGGCGTCCTACCCGACGTCCCACACCGCCGCCAGTCGCTGGACGTTCACCTCGTCCGAGCCGGGCCCCGACGGCGGCACCAGCCAGCCCGACGCCCTGGTGCTGGACTACCAGCCGCAGCTGGAGGCGGACGGCAAGGCGGTCGCGGGCCGGCCGCTGACCTTCGACATCCGCCCGACGCTGCTCCAGTCGCGCGGGACGCCGGCGTTGCGCGAGTTCGCCTTCGAGGTGTCCGCGGACGACGGGGCCACCTGGCGGCGGCTGCCGACGACCGCCGTCGGCGCGGTGCAGCGCGCCACGGTGCCGGGTGCGTCGCTGCACGCCAACGGTGCGCTGTCGGTCCGGGCGGTGGCCGCGGACGCGGCCGGCAACCGGATCGAGCAGACGATGACGAGGCTGTTCGCCGTGCGCTGA